In the bacterium genome, one interval contains:
- a CDS encoding methyltransferase domain-containing protein, whose amino-acid sequence MPDTSVAAVIPAAVVGTAPDVLLDEFQDRIRPGGRVLDLGPGDGRRALYLAEAGYRVTVLAPAAGTEAVLNEAAAADGLELVLRRESFLEHDPGTQPYDAMLCYDLLPRLSRTDNASLLHRIFSWTAHGSLLFLTARHVDDTSYDEVSATWEKAGLHSFRNLDGECRTYLARGVVRNLFRGWNTLHHRESMPLVDEKVLDGPRTGLIELVAKRR is encoded by the coding sequence ATGCCAGACACCAGCGTTGCCGCCGTCATCCCCGCCGCCGTCGTCGGCACGGCGCCGGACGTCCTGTTGGACGAGTTCCAGGACCGGATCCGCCCCGGCGGGCGGGTCCTCGACCTCGGGCCCGGCGACGGGCGCCGCGCCCTGTACCTGGCCGAAGCCGGCTACCGCGTGACCGTGCTCGCCCCGGCCGCCGGAACCGAAGCGGTTTTGAACGAAGCCGCCGCTGCGGATGGTTTGGAACTCGTGCTCAGACGGGAATCGTTCCTGGAGCACGATCCGGGGACGCAGCCGTACGACGCGATGCTCTGCTACGACCTGCTGCCGCGCCTGTCGCGCACGGACAACGCCAGCCTGCTGCACCGCATCTTCAGCTGGACGGCCCACGGGTCGCTGCTGTTCCTGACGGCGCGGCACGTGGACGACACGTCCTACGACGAGGTGAGCGCGACGTGGGAGAAGGCGGGCCTGCACAGCTTCCGCAACCTGGACGGGGAGTGCCGCACCTACCTGGCGCGCGGCGTCGTGCGCAACCTGTTCCGCGGCTGGAACACGCTCCACCATCGGGAATCCATGCCGTTGGTCGATGAGAAGGTGCTGGACGGTCCCCGGACGGGGCTGATCGAACTCGTGGCGAAGCGTCGCTGA
- a CDS encoding radical SAM protein, translated as MDYVYDAGTDRVVSVSPAVSALLDAPVRDPGATAEARAAEQEIGEARDVLGLFRAQRLRLAPKRQGHERRGEYLDRLSQLTLTLDERCNLRCAYCPHTLAAPWTRPHGDRQMSEETVRSAVGLFLDRAGGETPSISLYGGEPLLASGLVRLVAQLVRDSRRSRVRVIVDTNGTLLDDAGVDLVAELGLHLQVSLDGPEAIHDRWRPTAGGGPTHARVLAGLRRLLDRDPAAAERLRFQATLAPGSDMMEADAFFGALGRELDLADISVGASYADLEGAEATALPPPGVLPAADDWARARAAYVEACASGRHADLGPLVRAWFDGPLIRFYHRDTRPLGDTFRPGGACAPGLRRLHVGCDGTLQPCERVGTAFGIGDVSRGFDFDAIDRIEREWFDALGGRCAGCWALRHCDLCFTAMIDKRSGRLGAVPLEACEAVCEGFEETLRLWVELLARSPRALDHLKGSRVS; from the coding sequence TTGGATTACGTCTACGACGCCGGGACCGACCGGGTCGTGTCCGTGTCGCCGGCCGTCTCCGCCCTTCTGGACGCCCCGGTGCGCGATCCTGGCGCGACGGCCGAAGCTCGTGCCGCGGAGCAGGAGATCGGGGAGGCGCGGGATGTCCTGGGCCTGTTCCGGGCGCAGCGACTCCGCCTGGCGCCGAAGCGCCAGGGCCATGAGCGTCGCGGTGAATACCTGGATCGCCTTTCCCAACTGACCCTGACCCTGGACGAGCGCTGCAACCTGCGTTGCGCCTACTGCCCACACACGCTGGCCGCGCCTTGGACCCGGCCACACGGCGACCGGCAGATGTCGGAAGAGACGGTGCGGTCGGCCGTCGGACTGTTCCTGGACCGCGCCGGCGGCGAAACGCCGTCGATCTCGCTCTACGGCGGCGAACCGCTGCTCGCGTCCGGTCTCGTCCGCTTGGTCGCGCAGCTGGTCCGCGATTCGCGGCGGTCCCGGGTTCGGGTCATCGTGGACACCAACGGGACCCTGCTCGACGACGCTGGAGTGGATCTCGTCGCCGAACTGGGACTGCACCTGCAGGTGAGTCTGGACGGCCCGGAGGCGATCCACGACCGGTGGCGGCCCACGGCCGGCGGTGGACCGACCCACGCCCGCGTGCTCGCCGGATTGCGGCGCTTGCTCGACCGGGACCCGGCCGCCGCGGAGCGCCTGCGCTTCCAGGCGACGCTCGCGCCCGGGTCGGACATGATGGAAGCTGACGCCTTCTTCGGGGCCCTGGGGCGCGAGCTGGACCTTGCCGACATCTCGGTGGGCGCGTCCTACGCCGATCTGGAGGGGGCGGAGGCCACCGCGTTGCCGCCGCCGGGAGTCCTTCCTGCGGCGGACGATTGGGCGCGGGCCCGCGCCGCCTACGTCGAAGCCTGCGCGTCCGGGCGCCACGCCGATCTGGGGCCGCTGGTACGCGCCTGGTTCGACGGCCCCCTGATCCGCTTCTACCACCGCGACACCAGACCGCTCGGCGACACCTTCCGACCGGGCGGCGCCTGCGCGCCGGGATTGCGCCGCCTCCACGTGGGATGCGATGGCACACTGCAGCCCTGCGAGCGCGTCGGGACGGCGTTCGGCATCGGTGATGTGAGCCGCGGCTTCGATTTCGACGCCATCGATCGGATCGAGCGGGAATGGTTCGACGCCCTCGGGGGGCGCTGCGCGGGCTGTTGGGCTCTGCGCCACTGCGATCTCTGTTTCACGGCGATGATCGACAAGCGGAGCGGGCGCCTCGGCGCCGTGCCGCTGGAGGCCTGCGAGGCCGTCTGCGAGGGATTCGAGGAGACGTTGCGCCTGTGGGTAGAGCTGCTGGCGCGCAGCCCGCGTGCCCTGGATCACCTGAAGGGCAGCCGAGTCAGTTGA